One Candidatus Zixiibacteriota bacterium DNA window includes the following coding sequences:
- a CDS encoding NADH-quinone oxidoreductase subunit C, giving the protein MVDKIRQWLQTRFPDALIREVNFREEQSFYIKPESLLSVCQALIDDPELDVRYLADITSCDWLGFESVMGGRFEVVYNLCSFRHKYRFFLKVMLPAENPVVASLTPIWNGANWMEREVWDMMGIKFTGHPDLTKILTPDELEGYPLRKDYPLTYEVPQFNWNKDQPPEVIK; this is encoded by the coding sequence ATGGTAGACAAGATCAGACAGTGGCTGCAGACCAGGTTCCCGGACGCCCTCATCCGCGAGGTTAACTTCCGAGAAGAGCAATCGTTTTACATCAAGCCGGAGTCGCTACTGTCTGTCTGCCAGGCGCTTATAGATGATCCCGAACTCGATGTCCGCTACCTGGCCGACATCACGTCGTGTGACTGGCTGGGCTTTGAGAGTGTCATGGGGGGGAGATTCGAGGTAGTCTACAACCTCTGCAGTTTCCGGCATAAGTACCGTTTCTTTCTGAAGGTCATGCTTCCGGCGGAGAACCCGGTGGTAGCCAGTCTCACGCCTATTTGGAACGGCGCCAACTGGATGGAGCGCGAGGTTTGGGACATGATGGGGATCAAATTCACCGGCCACCCCGACCTGACCAAAATCCTCACGCCTGACGAGCTGGAGGGGTACCCGCTTCGTAAGGACTACCCGCTGACTTACGAGGTCCCGCAGTTCAACTGGAACAAGGACCAGCCCCCGGAGGTGATCAAGTAG
- the nuoE gene encoding NADH-quinone oxidoreductase subunit NuoE, with the protein MMLTAESVDRIREAATKYPQVRSAILPALTIAYRQIGHLNEDIYDEIAEVLSVPSGEIAEAASFYTMFPKKPVGKYLIQVCHNISCALLGAESLIAYLEQKLGVQVGETTPDNLFTIVRVECLGSCATAPMMQINHDYYENLTRKRVDAIIEQLRSESRAGGKQ; encoded by the coding sequence ATGATGCTGACGGCCGAATCTGTTGACCGTATCCGCGAGGCCGCCACGAAGTACCCCCAGGTGCGATCGGCGATCCTGCCGGCGTTGACGATTGCCTATCGCCAGATCGGCCATCTCAACGAGGATATCTACGACGAAATAGCAGAAGTCTTGAGTGTGCCGTCGGGTGAAATCGCCGAGGCGGCCAGTTTTTACACCATGTTCCCCAAGAAACCGGTGGGCAAGTATCTGATTCAGGTCTGTCACAATATCTCGTGCGCGCTGCTGGGGGCGGAGAGCCTGATAGCGTATCTCGAACAGAAGCTGGGAGTTCAGGTGGGTGAGACCACGCCGGATAACCTGTTTACGATCGTGCGGGTAGAGTGTCTCGGTTCTTGCGCCACCGCGCCGATGATGCAAATCAACCACGATTACTATGAGAACCTGACGCGCAAGAGGGTGGACGCGATTATCGAGCAGCTGCGCAGCGAATCGCGGGCGGGAGGCAAGCAGTGA
- a CDS encoding NADH-quinone oxidoreductase subunit A → MFEELYPLLFLLALATFLAVALTVLSVLFGRRTRLGRKTQPYECGIDPVGTTRDPVPVKYFMVAISFILFDIEIVFLMPWAVVARDLGMFGFTAITVFVLLILVGYFYELGKGALRWD, encoded by the coding sequence ATGTTCGAAGAGCTCTACCCGTTACTTTTCTTGCTGGCCCTGGCGACCTTTCTGGCGGTCGCACTGACCGTGCTCTCCGTTCTGTTCGGCCGTCGTACCCGGCTCGGCAGGAAAACCCAACCGTACGAGTGTGGGATAGACCCGGTCGGAACCACCCGCGATCCGGTGCCGGTTAAGTATTTCATGGTGGCTATCTCGTTCATTCTGTTCGATATCGAGATCGTCTTCCTGATGCCATGGGCGGTAGTGGCGCGCGATCTCGGCATGTTCGGCTTCACGGCAATTACCGTGTTTGTTCTGCTCATCCTGGTCGGCTACTTCTACGAGCTGGGTAAAGGAGCGTTGCGATGGGATTAG
- the nuoD gene encoding NADH dehydrogenase (quinone) subunit D — protein MGPQHPATHGVLRVELEVEGETVVKAKPIVGYLHTGIEKTMESKLYYKAIPCTDRMDYLAPMINNLGFCLAVEKLMDIEVPEKVKWARVLLAELTRIKSHLVWLGTHAIDLGAMSMILYAFREREMIVDIYEACAGQRMMSTYIRIGGLAEELPPDFDKLVRKFLKVMPERLVDYEKLLTHNPIFVQRTKGVAVISAEDAINWSLSGPMLRGSGVKRDLRKDEPYSGYEKFDFEIALGQNGDAYDRYLLRLEEIRQSLRIIQQALDGMPEGPYRAHVPGVVLPPKEDVLHKMESLIVHFKIITDGFKTPRGSVYQAVESPKGELGFYIASDGTNKPNRVRVRPPSFINLSALPALVEGRLVADVICAIGTVDIVLGEVDR, from the coding sequence ATGGGGCCGCAGCATCCGGCGACCCACGGGGTGCTTCGGGTGGAACTCGAAGTCGAGGGCGAGACCGTGGTAAAGGCCAAACCGATAGTCGGCTACCTCCACACCGGGATCGAGAAGACCATGGAGTCCAAGCTTTACTACAAGGCGATTCCGTGCACCGACCGGATGGACTACCTGGCGCCGATGATAAACAATCTCGGGTTCTGTCTGGCGGTCGAGAAGTTGATGGACATTGAGGTGCCGGAGAAGGTCAAATGGGCGAGAGTACTCCTGGCCGAGCTCACCCGCATCAAGTCGCACCTGGTCTGGCTGGGTACTCACGCCATCGACTTGGGGGCGATGTCAATGATCCTGTACGCTTTCCGCGAGCGAGAGATGATTGTCGATATCTACGAGGCCTGCGCCGGGCAGCGCATGATGAGCACCTATATACGAATCGGCGGCCTGGCCGAGGAACTGCCGCCCGATTTTGACAAGCTCGTGCGCAAGTTTCTCAAGGTGATGCCCGAGCGGCTGGTCGATTACGAAAAACTGCTCACCCACAACCCGATATTCGTCCAGCGCACCAAAGGGGTGGCGGTAATCTCGGCCGAGGACGCGATAAACTGGTCACTCTCCGGTCCGATGCTGCGGGGCAGCGGCGTGAAACGCGATCTGCGCAAGGACGAGCCGTACAGCGGCTACGAAAAATTCGATTTTGAGATTGCACTCGGGCAAAACGGCGATGCCTACGACCGGTACCTGCTCCGTCTTGAAGAAATCCGCCAGTCGCTCAGAATCATCCAGCAGGCGCTCGACGGTATGCCCGAAGGGCCGTACCGCGCCCATGTCCCGGGGGTAGTGCTGCCGCCCAAGGAAGATGTACTGCACAAGATGGAGTCGCTGATCGTCCACTTTAAGATCATCACCGACGGATTCAAGACGCCGCGCGGCTCGGTCTACCAGGCGGTGGAGTCACCCAAGGGCGAGCTGGGGTTCTATATTGCCTCCGACGGCACCAACAAGCCCAATCGTGTGCGGGTCCGGCCGCCATCGTTCATAAACCTGTCAGCGCTTCCGGCGCTGGTCGAGGGCCGACTTGTGGCGGACGTAATCTGCGCTATCGGAACCGTGGATATCGTGCTCGGCGAGGTGGACCGATGA